One Micromonospora eburnea genomic region harbors:
- a CDS encoding RNB domain-containing ribonuclease, translating into MVIRRVLAPRIDFGALRRELGLPEGFPAAAQREAEESAAAPLPAVADRTDVPFVTLDPAASRDLDQAMHLARRPGGGFRVRYAIADVATHVRPGGALEEETWRRGQTVYLPDGNVPLHPHTLSEGAASLLPDAERAAVLWTIDLDADGGTVGVAVERARVRSRAKLDYVGVQRAADAGRLPEPIALLPEIGALLTARGLRRGAVNLPLPEQDVEPDGDGWRLVLRGPGPMEEHNAQISLLTGMAAADIMLAGRIGLLRTMPAPKPEAVDRLRLAAGPLGVHWPAGMSVGEVLAGLDAAQPRAAAFIDQAAELMRGAAYTAFDGQPPEQPAHGGVAAAYAHVTAPLRRLADRYATEVCLALHEGREVPDWARAALPRLPETMTSTDRTASAAARGAVELAEAVLLEHRVGETFEAAVLDVDAPRPSTEVPRQPGDSTGPDRAQGNGPAKPPRRPGGTVALDHPPVRARCLGELPLGERVSVRLVSADPTHRKVLFERA; encoded by the coding sequence GTGGTGATCCGACGCGTACTGGCGCCCCGCATCGACTTCGGCGCGCTGCGTCGCGAGCTGGGACTGCCCGAGGGCTTCCCGGCCGCAGCGCAGCGCGAGGCCGAGGAGTCGGCCGCCGCGCCGCTGCCGGCCGTCGCCGACCGGACCGACGTACCCTTCGTCACCCTCGACCCGGCGGCGTCGCGCGACCTCGACCAGGCGATGCATCTCGCCCGCCGTCCCGGTGGCGGTTTCCGGGTCCGGTACGCGATCGCCGACGTCGCCACCCACGTACGTCCCGGTGGGGCGCTGGAGGAGGAGACCTGGCGCCGGGGGCAGACCGTCTATCTGCCTGACGGCAACGTGCCGTTGCACCCGCACACCCTCAGCGAGGGGGCGGCCAGCCTGCTGCCCGACGCCGAGCGGGCGGCCGTGCTGTGGACCATCGACCTCGACGCCGATGGCGGGACGGTGGGCGTGGCAGTGGAACGCGCCCGGGTCCGCAGCCGGGCCAAGCTCGACTACGTCGGTGTGCAGCGCGCCGCCGACGCCGGCCGGCTGCCGGAGCCGATCGCCCTGCTGCCCGAGATCGGTGCCCTGCTCACCGCGCGGGGTCTGCGCCGGGGCGCGGTCAACCTGCCCCTGCCCGAACAGGACGTCGAACCGGACGGCGACGGCTGGCGGCTGGTGCTGCGCGGGCCCGGCCCGATGGAGGAGCACAACGCGCAGATCTCCCTGCTGACCGGGATGGCGGCGGCCGACATCATGCTCGCCGGCCGGATCGGGCTGCTGCGGACGATGCCCGCGCCGAAGCCGGAGGCGGTCGACCGGCTGCGGCTGGCCGCCGGGCCGCTCGGCGTGCACTGGCCGGCGGGGATGTCGGTCGGCGAGGTGCTGGCGGGGCTGGACGCCGCCCAGCCTCGGGCGGCGGCCTTCATCGATCAGGCGGCTGAGCTGATGCGTGGGGCCGCGTACACCGCCTTCGACGGGCAACCGCCCGAGCAGCCGGCGCACGGCGGGGTGGCCGCCGCGTACGCGCACGTCACGGCACCGCTGCGCCGGCTGGCCGACCGGTACGCGACCGAGGTCTGCCTGGCCCTGCACGAGGGCCGGGAGGTGCCCGACTGGGCCCGCGCCGCGTTGCCGAGGCTGCCGGAGACGATGACCAGCACCGACCGGACGGCGTCGGCGGCGGCCCGGGGCGCGGTCGAGCTGGCCGAGGCGGTGCTGCTGGAGCACCGGGTGGGGGAGACGTTCGAGGCGGCCGTGCTGGACGTGGACGCCCCACGCCCGTCCACCGAGGTGCCCCGACAGCCCGGTGACAGCACCGGCCCGGATCGGGCCCAGGGCAACGGCCCCGCGAAGCCCCCTCGCCGCCCCGGCGGCACCGTCGCCCTGGACCACCCGCCGGTCCGTGCCCGCTGCCTCGGCGAGCTGCCGCTCGGCGAGCGCGTCTCGGTCCGCCTGGTCTCCGCCGACCCCACCCACCGCAAGGTCCTCTTCGAACGCGCCTGA
- a CDS encoding CDC27 family protein, whose amino-acid sequence MAVPSRYPPDLIDAVVQRVADARAVKAYGAVTTVARQLNLEPRLVQKWVTRAATPATFHAGRPAATPRVLCLRPGLLHCRFCRRPMPYADLHEGYQCQQGCRPRPLADATIADVVGRAILRHAARVIPSTGAPTPPQLAALHADRVLARITVGASPTDITLTWRATPASACDRRIAEGVRRVATARTLAPTDPLRARQLLHVSLAGVDPATAPAHPLHAEAAALLAELQLRLGRPTDAIGWATYAQQNSAYLYGPTHPRSLHALHLLATVRRRAGHHQRAYHLYRQLGEHLATTAGSHAHPTLAAHAITALILYDLGHCQPARTLLADTITTHRREHPDHPATIRMTQHLTRIWDDCAAKGHEHHEI is encoded by the coding sequence ATGGCTGTCCCCAGCAGATACCCACCAGACCTGATCGACGCCGTCGTCCAACGCGTCGCCGACGCCCGCGCCGTCAAGGCATACGGCGCGGTCACCACCGTCGCCCGCCAGCTGAACCTCGAACCCCGCCTGGTCCAGAAATGGGTCACCAGGGCCGCCACCCCAGCCACATTCCACGCGGGCAGGCCGGCCGCCACCCCGCGCGTGTTGTGCCTGCGTCCGGGACTGTTGCACTGCCGGTTCTGCCGCCGGCCGATGCCCTACGCCGATCTGCACGAGGGCTACCAGTGTCAGCAGGGCTGCCGCCCACGACCTCTTGCCGATGCGACCATCGCCGACGTTGTCGGTCGGGCGATACTGCGGCACGCGGCCCGGGTCATCCCGTCGACCGGCGCACCGACACCCCCGCAGTTGGCTGCCCTCCACGCCGACCGCGTCCTCGCCCGCATCACCGTCGGCGCCAGCCCCACCGACATCACCCTCACCTGGCGCGCCACACCCGCATCCGCCTGCGACCGGCGTATCGCCGAAGGCGTACGGCGCGTCGCCACCGCCCGAACCCTGGCCCCCACCGATCCGCTGCGCGCCCGGCAACTCCTGCACGTCAGCCTGGCCGGTGTCGACCCCGCCACCGCGCCCGCCCATCCGCTACATGCGGAAGCCGCCGCGCTCCTGGCCGAACTACAGCTCCGCCTCGGCCGCCCCACCGACGCCATCGGCTGGGCCACCTACGCCCAGCAGAACAGCGCCTACCTGTACGGGCCCACCCACCCGCGCAGCCTGCACGCCCTACACCTTCTGGCCACCGTTCGCCGTCGTGCAGGGCACCACCAACGCGCCTACCACCTCTACCGGCAACTCGGCGAACATCTCGCCACCACCGCCGGCTCTCACGCTCACCCGACTCTCGCGGCCCATGCCATCACCGCTCTCATCCTGTACGACCTTGGTCACTGCCAGCCCGCCCGGACCCTGCTCGCCGACACCATCACCACCCACCGGCGCGAACACCCCGACCACCCCGCCACCATCCGCATGACGCAGCACCTGACCCGTATCTGGGACGACTGCGCCGCCAAGGGCCACGAGCATCACGAAATCTGA
- a CDS encoding M48 family metallopeptidase — translation MITTTAGTGCPECGTPTVSIREAMPWCARCEWNLDSYDRAHQPPEFGWSWIDRRTHRLATRLTRQQYAALVDRPLESAGLGLAGTVTVVVSLLLLVGVLALAVLGVWLLFAYPFPNLAIVFGLALIGLAVALRPRFGRIDPDLEVLSRDEAPELHALVEEVAGAIGASAPHVIGVDSSINAYTTAVGLRRRRVLCLGLPLWGALDGQERVALLGHELGHFVNGDVRRLLVTDPALTMLGNAADLFRPRRDTPNGGLLEMIGEWLGRILSWLVSRLLFLGHLVLVCTALRDSQRAEYLADEMSARVAGTAGATRLLDVLLSHESVALVVRQGARGGQGPTGWRAGMRRSLAGAAERLPLVRQLSIREDASLFATHPPAGLRHRMLTARPWQDPGLVLGEARAERIDAELARHYERMSRIVSWSA, via the coding sequence ATGATCACCACGACGGCCGGTACGGGGTGTCCGGAGTGCGGTACGCCGACGGTGTCGATCCGCGAGGCGATGCCCTGGTGCGCCCGCTGCGAATGGAACCTCGACAGCTACGACCGCGCCCACCAGCCACCCGAGTTCGGGTGGTCCTGGATCGACCGGCGAACCCACCGGCTCGCGACCCGGCTCACCCGCCAGCAGTACGCCGCGCTCGTCGATCGCCCGCTGGAGTCGGCCGGGTTGGGGCTGGCCGGCACCGTGACCGTCGTCGTGTCGCTGCTGCTCCTGGTCGGGGTGCTGGCGTTGGCGGTGCTCGGGGTGTGGCTGCTGTTCGCGTACCCGTTCCCGAACCTCGCGATCGTCTTCGGGCTGGCGCTGATCGGGCTGGCGGTGGCGCTGCGGCCCCGGTTCGGCCGGATCGACCCCGACCTCGAGGTGCTCTCCCGGGACGAGGCACCCGAGTTGCACGCCCTGGTCGAGGAGGTGGCCGGCGCCATCGGCGCGTCGGCGCCGCACGTGATCGGCGTCGACAGCAGCATCAACGCGTACACGACGGCGGTGGGACTGCGCCGGCGCCGGGTGCTCTGTCTCGGGCTGCCGCTCTGGGGTGCGCTGGACGGGCAGGAGCGGGTCGCGCTGCTCGGCCACGAACTCGGCCACTTCGTCAACGGCGACGTCCGGCGGCTGCTGGTGACCGACCCGGCGTTGACGATGCTCGGCAACGCCGCCGACCTGTTCCGCCCGCGGCGCGACACGCCGAATGGCGGGCTGCTGGAAATGATCGGCGAGTGGCTGGGCCGGATCCTGTCGTGGCTCGTCTCCCGCCTGCTCTTCCTCGGCCACCTGGTGCTGGTCTGCACCGCGCTACGCGACAGCCAGCGGGCGGAGTACCTGGCCGACGAGATGTCCGCCCGGGTGGCCGGCACGGCGGGCGCGACGCGCCTGCTCGACGTGCTGCTCAGCCACGAGTCGGTGGCGCTGGTGGTCCGCCAGGGCGCGCGCGGCGGCCAGGGCCCGACCGGGTGGCGGGCGGGAATGCGGCGCTCGCTGGCCGGGGCCGCCGAGCGCCTGCCGCTGGTACGCCAGCTCTCCATCCGGGAGGACGCGTCGCTGTTCGCCACCCATCCGCCGGCGGGCCTACGCCACCGGATGCTCACCGCCCGGCCGTGGCAGGACCCCGGTCTGGTGCTCGGCGAGGCCCGCGCCGAACGGATCGACGCGGAGCTGGCCCGGCATTACGAGCGGATGAGCCGGATTGTGAGTTGGTCCGCGTGA
- a CDS encoding DNA glycosylase AlkZ-like family protein — protein sequence MTPQRLDRATARRVAVRAQLLDADRPADLLTVVDRLTFLQIDPTAAVAPNADLVAWTRLGAAYQPNQLTRALEADRTLFEHRAMVRPMADLGLHLAEMAAWPEDARRRDWLAANDTFRRYVLDLLRDSGPLLSRDVPDRSVVPWPSTGWTNNRNVTQMLEFLAARGEIAISGRIGRQRTWDLAERVYPPGTPAVPAEEAARTRDERLLRSLGVARATVVGEAGEPTEIEGTSGLWRVDPAALDGTPLAGRTALLSPFDRLVHDRRRALELFDFEYRLEMYVPKAQRRWGYFALPVLHHDRLVGKVDATADRKAGVLRVDAIHEDVPFTAEVTAAVHAELEALASWLGLPEVRRGENSAGTAGGWPAAGG from the coding sequence ATGACCCCGCAGCGGCTCGACCGCGCCACCGCCCGTCGGGTAGCCGTCCGTGCCCAACTGCTCGACGCCGACCGGCCCGCCGACCTGCTGACGGTGGTAGACCGGCTGACGTTCCTCCAGATCGACCCCACCGCCGCCGTGGCGCCCAACGCCGACCTGGTCGCCTGGACCCGGCTCGGCGCCGCGTACCAGCCGAACCAGCTGACCCGGGCGCTGGAGGCCGACCGCACCCTGTTCGAGCACCGGGCGATGGTGCGGCCGATGGCCGACCTGGGGCTGCACCTCGCCGAGATGGCGGCCTGGCCGGAGGATGCCCGGCGCCGGGACTGGCTGGCGGCCAACGACACATTCCGCCGGTACGTGCTGGACCTGCTGCGCGACTCCGGCCCGCTGCTGAGTCGCGACGTACCGGACCGCAGCGTCGTGCCGTGGCCGTCGACCGGCTGGACCAACAACCGCAACGTCACGCAGATGCTGGAATTCCTCGCCGCGCGCGGCGAGATCGCCATCTCCGGCCGCATCGGACGGCAGCGGACCTGGGACCTCGCCGAGCGCGTCTATCCGCCCGGCACGCCGGCCGTGCCCGCCGAGGAGGCCGCCCGGACGCGCGACGAGCGCCTGCTGCGCTCGCTCGGCGTCGCCCGCGCGACGGTGGTCGGCGAAGCCGGCGAGCCGACCGAGATCGAGGGTACGTCCGGACTCTGGCGGGTCGATCCGGCCGCGCTGGACGGCACCCCGCTCGCCGGCCGGACCGCGCTGCTGTCCCCGTTCGACCGGCTGGTGCACGACCGCCGGCGCGCCCTGGAGCTGTTCGACTTCGAGTACCGCCTGGAGATGTACGTGCCGAAGGCGCAGCGGCGCTGGGGCTACTTCGCGCTGCCGGTGCTGCACCACGATCGGCTCGTCGGCAAGGTCGACGCGACCGCCGACCGGAAGGCCGGGGTCCTGCGCGTCGACGCGATCCACGAGGATGTCCCGTTCACCGCGGAGGTCACGGCGGCCGTGCACGCGGAGCTGGAGGCGCTGGCGTCCTGGCTCGGCCTGCCGGAGGTCCGCCGCGGGGAAAATTCAGCCGGTACAGCAGGGGGGTGGCCGGCGGCAGGGGGCTGA
- a CDS encoding Lsr2 family DNA-binding protein → MTRTLQDFLAPEQRAHLERLAKGERDSTPVPMGIRATTGPANPPDSPEPTTVPVEVNVDHLLSFALRSENGRTRALAEKIRTLAADLAQRCHTEYMARRQRLDAEIAALEQKLADARGRLHDLNHGAAAPVTPASPTTLARPAGAKSEVDAAAVRAWAAENGYQVQPMGRIPNGVVNAWREATIDATPAALPDDHAHRHQPGHRIREVGAGTGEIWPSSSAGGKRGRPSTYATA, encoded by the coding sequence ATGACAAGGACCTTGCAGGACTTCCTTGCACCAGAACAACGCGCACATCTGGAACGACTCGCCAAGGGCGAACGGGACAGCACGCCCGTGCCGATGGGCATCCGCGCCACCACTGGCCCTGCAAACCCGCCCGACTCGCCAGAACCCACCACCGTGCCTGTCGAGGTCAACGTCGATCACCTGCTCTCCTTCGCGCTGCGATCGGAGAACGGCCGGACCCGGGCACTGGCCGAGAAGATCCGCACCCTCGCGGCGGACCTGGCCCAACGCTGCCACACCGAGTACATGGCCCGCCGGCAACGGCTCGACGCGGAGATCGCCGCGTTGGAACAGAAACTCGCCGACGCCCGCGGCCGGCTCCACGACCTGAACCACGGCGCCGCCGCTCCGGTGACTCCCGCATCCCCCACCACCCTGGCCCGGCCGGCGGGCGCTAAGAGCGAGGTCGACGCCGCCGCCGTACGAGCCTGGGCCGCCGAGAACGGCTACCAGGTGCAACCCATGGGCCGCATCCCCAACGGCGTGGTCAACGCCTGGCGCGAAGCAACCATCGACGCCACCCCCGCAGCACTGCCTGATGACCACGCCCACCGACACCAACCCGGCCACCGCATCCGGGAAGTCGGAGCCGGCACTGGCGAAATCTGGCCCAGCTCGTCGGCCGGCGGCAAGCGCGGTCGGCCCAGCACTTATGCGACCGCCTAG
- a CDS encoding GNAT family N-acetyltransferase: protein MESNARIRAARWTDKDAVAALIADALYATPLGQWLVPATRRRVLADVLLIWVEHALFFGDVHITDDLTAAAVGFHRYRPIPPPANYRIRLADTAGGHAGRFDLLESRLSARQPTEPHYHLAVFAVHPDAQKAGRGAALLTHHRARIDRVDLPSWTTTFTDGQQLLARYGYTPRPAITLPDGPTLHPMRRNPPRGSSGVPINPSRTADNRWDLHA, encoded by the coding sequence ATGGAATCGAACGCTCGTATCCGGGCGGCGCGTTGGACGGACAAGGACGCGGTCGCGGCGTTGATCGCCGACGCCCTCTACGCCACCCCGCTCGGCCAGTGGCTCGTACCCGCCACACGCCGCCGGGTCCTGGCCGACGTCCTGTTGATCTGGGTGGAGCACGCACTGTTCTTCGGCGATGTCCACATCACCGACGACCTCACCGCCGCCGCCGTCGGCTTTCACCGCTACCGGCCCATCCCACCACCCGCCAACTACCGCATCCGGCTCGCCGACACGGCCGGGGGCCACGCCGGCCGGTTTGACCTGCTGGAAAGTCGGCTGTCCGCGAGACAGCCCACCGAGCCGCACTACCACCTCGCGGTTTTCGCCGTACACCCCGACGCCCAAAAGGCCGGTCGCGGTGCCGCGCTGCTGACCCATCACCGCGCCCGCATCGACCGCGTCGACCTGCCGTCCTGGACCACCACCTTCACGGACGGGCAGCAGTTGCTCGCCCGCTACGGCTACACGCCCCGACCGGCGATCACCCTGCCCGACGGGCCGACCCTGCACCCGATGCGCCGTAACCCTCCCCGTGGCAGCAGCGGCGTGCCGATCAACCCCAGCCGTACGGCCGACAACCGTTGGGACCTCCATGCCTAG
- a CDS encoding APC family permease, producing MYEQDELARYGYRQELARRLRFRDLIAYGLVYMVPIAPMAIFGSVYAGSGGMVALAYAIGVVALVFTAFSYAQMVKAFPMSGSVYNYAGRGISPPVGFLAGWVILLDYILVPGLLYLVASVAMHATVPAVPVWLWLLGFVAVNTVVNSVGIRMTAVVTRVMLVGELIVLAVFIAVAGWAVASGRGRFSWEAFYNSDTFTWSVVAGAVSIAVLSFLGFDGISMLAEEAKGGSRQIGRAMAAVLVLAGVLFIVQTWLAAMLVPDPSGLLADGDPNGTAFYDAALVAGGGWLATLCAVATAVAWGLPNSMVAQVATSRLLYAMARDRQLPAFLARVSIRRNVPINATLLTGAVSLALGLYMAARSDGITLLSSLINFGAMVAFLVLHVSVVVHHLIRQRSGNWWAHLLMPAIGFAILAYVVVNASIAAQRLGLAWLALGVIVLAGLYLSGRRPTLSGLAPVQRAGRDLERV from the coding sequence ATGTATGAGCAGGATGAGCTGGCCCGCTATGGCTATCGGCAGGAACTGGCCCGGCGGTTGCGGTTTCGGGACCTGATCGCGTATGGCTTGGTGTACATGGTGCCGATTGCGCCGATGGCGATCTTCGGCAGCGTGTACGCGGGCTCCGGCGGCATGGTGGCTCTGGCGTATGCGATCGGCGTCGTGGCGTTGGTGTTCACCGCGTTCTCGTATGCGCAGATGGTGAAGGCGTTCCCGATGTCGGGCAGCGTCTACAACTACGCCGGCAGGGGCATCAGCCCACCCGTCGGCTTTCTCGCCGGCTGGGTGATCCTCCTCGATTACATCCTGGTGCCGGGGTTGTTGTACCTGGTGGCGTCGGTGGCGATGCACGCGACCGTGCCTGCGGTGCCGGTCTGGTTGTGGCTGTTGGGCTTCGTTGCGGTGAACACGGTGGTCAACTCGGTCGGGATCCGCATGACCGCGGTGGTCACCCGAGTGATGCTGGTCGGTGAGCTGATCGTCCTGGCGGTCTTCATCGCCGTCGCCGGTTGGGCTGTCGCCTCTGGGAGGGGCCGGTTCAGTTGGGAGGCGTTCTACAACTCCGACACCTTCACCTGGTCGGTCGTGGCGGGGGCGGTGTCGATCGCCGTGCTGTCCTTCCTAGGTTTCGACGGCATCAGCATGCTCGCCGAGGAGGCCAAGGGCGGTTCCCGGCAGATCGGCCGGGCGATGGCCGCCGTCCTGGTTCTGGCGGGGGTGTTGTTCATCGTCCAGACGTGGCTGGCCGCGATGCTCGTCCCCGATCCGTCCGGGCTGTTGGCCGACGGTGATCCGAACGGGACTGCCTTTTACGACGCCGCTCTGGTGGCCGGCGGGGGCTGGCTGGCGACGCTGTGTGCGGTGGCGACCGCGGTCGCGTGGGGGTTGCCGAACTCGATGGTCGCGCAGGTCGCCACCTCCCGGCTGTTGTACGCGATGGCCCGGGATCGGCAGTTGCCCGCGTTTCTGGCGAGGGTGTCGATCCGCCGGAACGTGCCGATCAATGCCACCCTGCTGACCGGCGCCGTCTCCCTGGCGCTGGGCCTGTACATGGCTGCCCGTTCCGACGGGATCACTCTGCTGTCCTCGCTGATCAATTTCGGGGCGATGGTCGCGTTCCTCGTCCTGCACGTCTCCGTGGTGGTGCACCACCTCATCCGCCAGCGCAGCGGGAACTGGTGGGCACACCTGCTCATGCCCGCGATCGGGTTCGCCATCCTCGCTTACGTGGTGGTGAACGCGAGCATCGCCGCGCAACGTCTCGGTCTGGCCTGGCTGGCTCTCGGCGTGATCGTCCTCGCTGGCCTGTACCTGTCTGGCCGCCGGCCCACCCTGTCCGGGCTCGCCCCCGTGCAGCGGGCAGGCCGTGACCTGGAGCGGGTGTGA
- a CDS encoding acetamidase/formamidase family protein translates to MEKITYRPVRDELAYTFGGRLPVAHLHSGDVLEVFTEDCFGGLVRGPADLPSQVCRMPYLNPVSGPFFVEDAEPGDTLAIHLASITPARDWGVSSTFPHFGALTSTSHTATLQPPLEERVWVYGIDRQAGTVRFQATETNHAINLPLDPMIGTIGVAPGGFQARSTIVPDTHGGNLDTPRLRAGTTLYLGVNVHGAMFALGDGHACQGEGEACGVGVEIATTTILTVEVIKGVSTVWPRLETDTSIMSIGCARPLEDAYRIAHHDMVGWASELTGLEILDAYQLISQVGRAPIGNVCDPNYTVLAAVDKALLPTPDPAYTGVHARLRQHTTGLR, encoded by the coding sequence ATGGAGAAGATCACCTACCGGCCGGTTCGGGACGAGTTGGCGTACACGTTCGGTGGGCGGCTACCAGTCGCGCACCTGCACTCCGGTGACGTGCTGGAAGTCTTCACCGAGGACTGCTTCGGTGGTCTCGTACGCGGGCCGGCGGATCTGCCGTCGCAGGTGTGCCGCATGCCCTACCTGAACCCGGTGTCGGGGCCGTTCTTCGTCGAGGACGCCGAGCCCGGTGACACCCTCGCCATCCACCTCGCCTCCATCACCCCCGCCCGGGACTGGGGTGTGTCCTCGACATTCCCGCACTTCGGTGCGCTCACCTCCACCTCCCACACCGCCACCTTGCAGCCGCCGCTGGAGGAACGGGTCTGGGTGTACGGCATCGACCGGCAGGCCGGCACAGTCCGGTTCCAGGCCACCGAAACGAATCACGCCATCAACCTGCCGCTCGATCCGATGATCGGCACTATCGGCGTCGCCCCCGGCGGCTTCCAAGCCCGCTCGACCATCGTCCCGGACACCCATGGCGGGAACCTCGACACCCCACGCCTGCGCGCCGGCACCACCCTCTACCTGGGGGTGAACGTGCACGGGGCGATGTTCGCCCTCGGCGACGGCCACGCCTGCCAGGGCGAGGGCGAGGCCTGCGGCGTCGGCGTGGAGATCGCCACCACCACCATCCTCACCGTCGAGGTCATCAAAGGCGTGTCGACGGTGTGGCCCCGGCTGGAGACCGACACGTCGATCATGTCGATCGGCTGCGCCCGCCCCCTGGAAGACGCCTACCGCATCGCCCACCACGACATGGTCGGCTGGGCCAGCGAACTGACCGGTCTGGAGATCCTGGACGCGTACCAGCTCATCTCGCAGGTGGGGCGGGCGCCGATCGGCAACGTGTGCGACCCCAACTACACCGTCCTCGCCGCCGTCGACAAGGCACTGCTCCCCACCCCGGACCCGGCCTACACCGGCGTGCACGCACGGCTGCGACAGCACACCACCGGGCTGCGGTAG
- a CDS encoding GOLPH3/VPS74 family protein — protein MAMPLPPLPLRDELFLLGHNDDTGQPHIHRQALALGLAGAVLINLYLAGHVDLGDETRPADERWLRPHLDRPANDLIADTALTSIRYARTLPTLKGFLRGFSADLYERTRAGLVAAGILRHATRRRLAGLIRADSYLPVDSKWSVVARARLRSIATRYQQPDNHTAALAGLVAVLGLTEHLYLADDTTTLTTHLKTIADQHLHPVRDITAAIDATVGDLATAAYR, from the coding sequence ATGGCTATGCCGCTTCCCCCGCTGCCGCTGCGCGACGAACTGTTCCTACTCGGCCACAACGACGACACCGGCCAGCCGCACATCCACCGGCAGGCACTGGCCCTCGGCCTGGCCGGCGCGGTCCTGATCAACCTGTACCTGGCCGGACACGTCGACCTCGGCGACGAGACCCGCCCAGCCGACGAGCGATGGCTACGCCCACACCTCGACCGGCCCGCCAACGATCTGATCGCCGACACCGCCCTGACCTCGATCCGCTACGCCCGCACCCTGCCCACGCTGAAAGGGTTCCTGCGCGGCTTCTCCGCCGACCTGTACGAACGCACCCGCGCCGGCCTCGTCGCCGCCGGCATCCTCCGCCACGCCACCCGCCGCCGCCTCGCCGGCCTCATACGCGCCGACAGCTACCTGCCCGTGGACAGCAAATGGTCGGTAGTGGCCCGCGCCCGGCTGCGCTCTATCGCCACCCGATATCAGCAGCCGGACAACCACACCGCCGCCCTCGCCGGACTCGTCGCCGTCCTCGGCCTCACCGAACACCTCTACCTCGCCGACGACACCACCACCCTCACCACACACCTCAAGACGATCGCCGACCAGCACCTGCACCCGGTACGCGACATCACCGCCGCCATCGACGCCACGGTCGGCGACCTCGCCACCGCCGCCTACCGGTAG
- a CDS encoding histone, whose product MAEAQQATTRPAAAPRTRKQTSAARRTPGAASTTTVTKASPNASGAGAGRVPAKKAVAKKAAAKKVVSAARKALAKTAPGTRTAAKKAPATKATAKKAPATKAAAKKAPATKTAAKKAPATKTAAKKAAANKAIAKTATAKAAARTTAAKRAAAGKTTAAAKKAPAKRATAAAKKATAAKKTTPAKRAPAKKTGPAAKKTAAKKTTAAKRAPAKRTTAAKKAPAKKATAAKAAGTRPAGGARKAPAKKAPAKKTTGASSTAARKAAGRKATSATSSVSGIEARTSTSTGTHKRLTAARKPAGTRVVAGRSTAKPAGTRRTTG is encoded by the coding sequence ATGGCCGAAGCGCAGCAGGCCACCACCCGCCCAGCCGCCGCCCCCAGGACCCGGAAGCAGACCAGCGCGGCCCGCCGGACCCCGGGCGCGGCCAGCACGACCACCGTCACGAAGGCGTCGCCGAACGCCTCGGGCGCCGGTGCCGGTCGGGTGCCGGCCAAGAAGGCGGTCGCGAAGAAGGCGGCCGCGAAGAAGGTCGTGTCGGCGGCGCGGAAGGCGCTCGCGAAGACAGCCCCGGGCACGAGGACCGCCGCGAAGAAGGCCCCGGCGACCAAGGCCACCGCGAAGAAGGCGCCGGCAACCAAGGCCGCCGCGAAGAAGGCCCCGGCGACGAAGACCGCCGCGAAGAAGGCCCCGGCGACGAAGACCGCCGCGAAGAAGGCAGCCGCCAACAAGGCCATCGCGAAGACGGCCACCGCCAAGGCCGCCGCCAGGACGACCGCGGCGAAGAGGGCTGCCGCCGGGAAGACCACGGCGGCGGCGAAGAAGGCTCCCGCGAAGCGGGCCACGGCGGCGGCGAAGAAAGCCACCGCCGCGAAGAAGACGACGCCGGCGAAGCGAGCCCCGGCGAAGAAGACCGGCCCGGCGGCGAAGAAGACCGCCGCGAAGAAGACCACGGCGGCGAAGCGGGCCCCGGCGAAGCGGACCACGGCCGCGAAGAAGGCTCCCGCGAAGAAGGCCACCGCCGCGAAGGCCGCCGGGACCCGCCCGGCCGGGGGTGCCCGCAAGGCTCCGGCGAAGAAGGCCCCGGCGAAGAAGACGACCGGCGCCTCCTCGACCGCCGCGCGCAAGGCGGCGGGCCGGAAGGCGACCTCCGCGACGTCGTCGGTGAGCGGCATCGAGGCCCGGACGAGCACCTCGACCGGTACGCACAAGCGGCTCACCGCCGCGCGGAAGCCGGCCGGCACGAGGGTCGTCGCGGGCCGCTCGACGGCCAAGCCGGCGGGCACCCGCAGGACGACCGGCTGA